In Haloterrigena alkaliphila, a single genomic region encodes these proteins:
- a CDS encoding inorganic phosphate transporter: MEPATILLFATAAVASLFMAWVIGAGSSGATPFAPAVGANAISTMRAAFFVGILGFAGAVIQGGSVSKAVGKGLVEGVSLPVSGVIVVLLIGAGLMAIGIYTGYPIATAFTVTGSVIGVGFALGGDPAWGKYAEIGAVWVLTPFVGGGIAYGLASILPRPDVPEDVSVPILAGIVGVVVANLEFSFCSSVGGTLAAAGSTLIPADGAAATVAISLGIGAAATAVVRWDVGRDQAGGLRRFLLSLGALVAFSAGASQVGLAVGPLFPLLEDLSMVSPIVVLLGGGVGILVGSWTSAPRMIKSISQEYASLGPRRSISTLVPSFLIAQTAVLLGVPVSFNEIIVSAIVGSGLAVAGGDGVSPRKLGLTVAAWIGSFALAFGLGYGSMLLLEL, encoded by the coding sequence ATGGAACCCGCAACGATACTGCTGTTCGCCACCGCGGCCGTCGCGAGCCTGTTCATGGCCTGGGTAATTGGCGCCGGCTCGAGCGGGGCGACCCCGTTCGCACCGGCCGTCGGTGCGAACGCTATTTCCACAATGCGTGCGGCGTTTTTCGTCGGTATCCTCGGCTTCGCTGGTGCAGTAATCCAGGGTGGAAGTGTCTCCAAAGCCGTCGGGAAGGGGCTCGTCGAGGGGGTCAGCCTCCCGGTCAGCGGTGTCATCGTCGTCTTGCTGATCGGCGCCGGACTGATGGCGATCGGTATCTATACCGGCTATCCGATCGCGACCGCATTTACCGTGACCGGGTCGGTCATCGGCGTCGGCTTCGCGCTCGGCGGCGATCCGGCCTGGGGGAAGTACGCCGAAATCGGCGCGGTGTGGGTCCTCACGCCGTTCGTCGGCGGGGGCATCGCCTACGGTCTCGCCAGTATCCTCCCGCGACCCGACGTCCCCGAGGACGTCAGCGTCCCGATCCTTGCCGGGATCGTCGGCGTCGTGGTCGCGAATCTCGAGTTCTCGTTTTGCTCGTCGGTCGGGGGAACGCTCGCCGCCGCCGGAAGTACGCTCATTCCCGCCGACGGCGCCGCCGCCACGGTCGCGATCTCGCTCGGCATTGGCGCCGCCGCCACAGCCGTCGTTCGCTGGGACGTCGGCCGCGATCAGGCCGGCGGCCTGCGCCGATTCCTGCTCTCGCTCGGCGCACTCGTGGCGTTCTCGGCGGGCGCGAGTCAGGTCGGGTTGGCCGTCGGCCCGCTGTTCCCGCTGCTCGAGGACTTGTCGATGGTATCACCGATCGTCGTGTTGCTCGGCGGCGGCGTCGGGATCCTCGTCGGCTCCTGGACGAGCGCACCGCGGATGATCAAGTCGATCTCACAGGAGTACGCGTCGCTGGGGCCGCGCCGATCGATTTCGACGCTCGTCCCCTCGTTTCTCATCGCACAGACCGCGGTCCTGTTGGGTGTTCCGGTCTCGTTCAACGAGATCATCGTGAGCGCCATCGTCGGCAGCGGGCTCGCGGTCGCCGGCGGGGACGGTGTCAGTCCCCGAAAG
- a CDS encoding YeeE/YedE family protein: MSEDRHPLFMPLIFVGGLIFGFGLGFSQMARPEVVLNFLQFEDFGLLFVMFGAAIVSGIAFSVMPRIRDSAPLTGDRYERRLKPFDRNVLVGGAIFGVGWGLSGICPGAAYASLGVGNITILWALAGMFAGAYLQGVWRSKRAAADAAPAGAD; this comes from the coding sequence ATGAGCGAGGATCGCCACCCGCTGTTCATGCCGCTGATCTTCGTCGGCGGCCTGATCTTCGGGTTCGGGCTCGGGTTCAGCCAGATGGCGCGTCCGGAGGTCGTGCTGAACTTCCTGCAGTTCGAGGACTTCGGACTGCTGTTCGTCATGTTCGGCGCGGCGATCGTCTCCGGGATCGCCTTCTCCGTGATGCCCCGGATCCGAGACAGCGCGCCGCTGACGGGCGATCGGTACGAACGCCGGCTGAAGCCGTTCGACCGGAACGTCCTGGTCGGCGGCGCGATCTTCGGCGTCGGTTGGGGCCTCTCGGGCATCTGTCCCGGCGCCGCCTACGCCAGCCTCGGGGTCGGCAACATCACCATCCTGTGGGCGCTCGCTGGCATGTTCGCCGGCGCCTACCTGCAGGGAGTCTGGCGAAGCAAGCGCGCCGCGGCCGACGCCGCCCCGGCGGGTGCCGACTAA
- a CDS encoding YeeE/YedE family protein, whose amino-acid sequence MVTDPVPLQLAAELFPNGISRYAVGGLLVGFGAVVIYVGTGIPAGASTFLESTLSYVSGQSRFQQYVSSRDWRVVFTLGIILGGLAFAATVQSGVITTSLYEAGTTGELYEVGGVTLWSTSVQPWRLFLGGLLVGIGTRIGKGCTSGHGVCGVGSASKTSIVGVATFLTVAIGTAQIVAAMGVSP is encoded by the coding sequence ATGGTAACTGACCCAGTCCCACTCCAACTGGCCGCCGAGCTGTTTCCCAACGGGATCAGCCGCTACGCCGTCGGCGGGTTGCTCGTCGGTTTCGGCGCGGTCGTGATCTACGTCGGGACCGGCATCCCGGCCGGGGCGAGCACGTTCCTCGAGTCGACGCTGTCGTACGTCTCCGGGCAGTCGCGGTTCCAGCAGTACGTTTCGTCCCGAGATTGGCGCGTCGTGTTCACGCTCGGCATCATCCTGGGTGGGCTGGCGTTCGCGGCGACGGTCCAGTCCGGGGTGATCACGACTTCGCTCTACGAGGCCGGAACGACCGGCGAACTGTACGAGGTCGGCGGCGTGACGCTCTGGTCGACCTCCGTCCAGCCGTGGCGGCTGTTCCTGGGCGGCCTCCTGGTCGGGATCGGCACCCGAATCGGCAAGGGATGTACGTCCGGCCACGGCGTCTGCGGCGTCGGTTCGGCGTCGAAGACGTCGATCGTCGGCGTGGCGACGTTCCTGACCGTCGCCATCGGGACCGCGCAGATCGTCGCCGCGATGGGGGTGTCGCCATGA
- a CDS encoding MBL fold metallo-hydrolase, translating into MDDMDLPMPDVEIESVSPDELKDQIDADEDVTLLDTRMESEYNEWKIDGETVESINIPYFEFLDDEIDDDVLAQIPDDREITVLCAKGGSSEYVAATLKERGYDVDHLEDGMNGWARIYERVEVERYDGAGTLYQYQRPSSGCLGYLVVDGDEAAVIDPLRAFTDRYLEDVDDLGADLQYAIDTHIHADHISGVRNLDAEGVEGVIPEAAVDRGVTYADEMTLAADGDEFEVGEATIETVYTPGHTSGMTSYLIDDSLLATGDGLFVESVARPDLEEGDEGAEDAARQLYETLQERVLTLPDDTLIGGAHFSDSAEPADDGTYTAPIGQLEVEMDALTMDEDEFVELILSDMPPRPANYEDIIPTNLGQQEADDEEAFELELGPNNCAASQESLAGD; encoded by the coding sequence ATGGACGATATGGATCTTCCAATGCCGGACGTCGAGATCGAATCGGTCAGTCCAGACGAATTAAAGGACCAAATCGACGCGGACGAGGACGTCACGCTCCTCGATACCCGCATGGAATCGGAGTACAACGAGTGGAAGATCGACGGAGAGACCGTCGAATCGATCAACATCCCGTACTTCGAGTTCCTGGACGACGAAATTGACGACGATGTCCTTGCACAGATTCCCGATGACCGCGAAATTACGGTTCTCTGTGCGAAGGGGGGCTCGAGCGAGTACGTCGCCGCGACGCTGAAAGAGCGCGGCTACGACGTCGATCACCTCGAGGACGGGATGAACGGCTGGGCGCGCATCTACGAGCGCGTGGAAGTCGAACGCTACGACGGTGCGGGGACGCTCTACCAGTACCAGCGTCCCTCGAGCGGCTGTCTCGGCTACCTCGTCGTCGACGGCGACGAGGCGGCCGTGATCGATCCGCTGCGCGCGTTCACGGATCGGTACCTCGAGGACGTCGACGACCTCGGCGCCGACCTGCAGTACGCGATCGACACGCACATCCACGCGGACCACATCTCGGGCGTCCGTAATCTCGACGCAGAAGGCGTCGAGGGCGTCATCCCCGAGGCGGCGGTCGACCGCGGTGTCACCTACGCCGACGAGATGACTCTCGCGGCGGACGGCGACGAGTTCGAAGTCGGTGAGGCCACCATCGAGACCGTCTACACGCCCGGACACACCTCCGGGATGACCTCGTATCTGATCGACGACTCGCTGCTTGCGACCGGCGACGGTCTGTTCGTCGAGAGTGTCGCCCGCCCCGATTTAGAGGAGGGCGACGAGGGCGCAGAAGACGCCGCGCGACAGCTCTACGAGACGCTGCAAGAGCGCGTGCTGACCCTGCCCGACGACACGCTGATCGGCGGCGCGCACTTCAGCGACTCCGCCGAACCCGCCGACGATGGCACCTACACGGCACCGATCGGCCAACTCGAGGTGGAGATGGACGCCTTGACGATGGACGAGGACGAATTCGTCGAGCTGATCCTCTCGGACATGCCGCCCCGGCCGGCCAACTACGAGGATATCATCCCCACGAACCTCGGCCAGCAGGAGGCCGACGACGAGGAAGCGTTCGAACTCGAGCTCGGCCCGAACAACTGCGCGGCCAGTCAGGAATCGCTAGCGGGTGACTAA
- a CDS encoding sulfurtransferase TusA family protein yields the protein MSSEYQTTETLDVKGQSCPMPIVKTKQAIDDLEAGDVLEVVATDSGSMSDIQGWADGTDGVELLEQVEGNDIYTHYVKKTE from the coding sequence ATGAGTTCGGAATACCAGACCACGGAGACGCTTGACGTGAAAGGACAGTCCTGCCCGATGCCCATCGTGAAGACCAAGCAAGCGATCGACGACCTCGAGGCCGGCGACGTCCTGGAGGTCGTCGCGACTGACTCGGGCAGCATGAGCGACATTCAGGGGTGGGCCGACGGCACCGACGGCGTCGAACTCCTCGAGCAAGTCGAAGGGAACGACATCTACACCCACTACGTGAAGAAGACGGAATAA
- a CDS encoding DsrE/DsrF/DrsH-like family protein — MSTDNQTTPIEDGEADVESESNAEIDAAELQALRERVEELEESLAEADLGDDQKKMTIVATQGSFDMAYPPLILASTAAAFGWEVVVFHTFWGLDILHEEKSKDLKLSAVGNPNMPVPNAVAALPGMDTMATKMMQKKIDDNGTATIEELIDLSLESGVDLQACQMTIELMDYDEDDFYDGVTTGVGAATALQHMAESDIQLLV; from the coding sequence ATGAGCACGGACAATCAAACGACACCGATCGAAGACGGCGAGGCGGACGTCGAATCCGAATCCAACGCCGAGATCGACGCCGCCGAGTTGCAGGCTCTACGCGAGCGCGTCGAGGAGTTAGAGGAGTCGCTCGCAGAGGCGGACCTGGGCGACGACCAGAAGAAGATGACGATCGTGGCGACGCAGGGCAGCTTCGACATGGCGTATCCGCCGCTGATCCTCGCGAGCACCGCGGCCGCGTTCGGCTGGGAGGTCGTCGTCTTCCACACGTTCTGGGGGCTCGACATTCTCCACGAGGAGAAGTCGAAGGATCTCAAATTGAGCGCCGTCGGCAATCCCAACATGCCCGTCCCGAACGCCGTCGCCGCACTCCCCGGCATGGACACGATGGCCACGAAAATGATGCAGAAGAAGATCGACGACAACGGGACCGCCACCATCGAGGAGTTGATCGACCTCTCGCTCGAGAGCGGCGTCGATCTGCAGGCCTGTCAGATGACGATCGAGCTGATGGACTACGACGAGGACGACTTCTACGACGGCGTCACCACCGGCGTCGGCGCGGCCACCGCGTTGCAGCACATGGCTGAATCCGACATCCAGCTCCTCGTCTGA
- a CDS encoding HalOD1 output domain-containing protein: MTDTESTRSKPSLRVLEAIAGAEGVSPTALEPPLNDVVDPAALDRLFEPTATNASVRGGHVSFRYRGYDVTISSDGTIELS; encoded by the coding sequence ATGACCGACACCGAGTCCACGCGCTCAAAGCCGAGCCTGCGCGTTCTCGAAGCGATTGCCGGCGCGGAAGGTGTCTCCCCGACTGCCCTCGAGCCGCCGCTCAACGACGTTGTGGATCCTGCTGCGCTGGACCGATTGTTTGAGCCGACCGCTACTAACGCCTCGGTCCGAGGCGGACACGTTTCGTTCCGGTACCGAGGATATGACGTAACAATCTCTTCGGATGGCACCATCGAACTGTCGTAA